The Carnobacterium mobile DSM 4848 genome includes a window with the following:
- a CDS encoding GerMN domain-containing protein, whose amino-acid sequence MKKIGFLFSLFFLALILSSCRFFNREEPNTDSSNSSSMSEESKISSSSEENSATSSSQEAASSSSSTAEEPDSIDLAAYFPDTNNQHYIYAGEGNEYASYDEYTDYAKDNRKQIRKNNGGTEEVKVIELEKDQIKTRLSRGEAYPRENWLDQEPGEEEGTEILLKAPLKEGTTWPVMGERTRTITGINVSIDTPMGTYETVEVTTEGSEDKVVDYYAPDIGLVKTVFTSDDYNVTSTLSKIETDVPLVQTVRFYYPNADGETLSYVDKELAFKTNDVTKKKIETAYKELPNDAVGSVLSDNTTILSLYLNTDGRVYVDFSKELISEMNAGSAYETLILQSIVNTIGGYYYMNEVYLTVDGQPYSTGHIQKEKGESFTVDTENSSEVQ is encoded by the coding sequence ATGAAAAAAATAGGTTTTCTTTTTAGTTTATTCTTTTTAGCCCTTATTCTATCCTCTTGCCGTTTCTTTAATCGGGAAGAACCTAATACTGATTCTTCAAACAGCTCCTCGATGTCTGAAGAAAGCAAGATAAGTTCCAGTTCTGAAGAAAATTCAGCAACGAGTTCAAGCCAAGAAGCTGCGTCCAGTTCTAGTTCAACAGCTGAAGAACCAGACAGCATAGATTTAGCTGCTTATTTTCCAGATACAAACAACCAGCATTACATTTATGCAGGGGAAGGAAATGAATACGCTAGTTATGATGAATACACTGACTATGCTAAAGACAATCGAAAACAAATTAGAAAAAACAATGGCGGAACAGAAGAGGTAAAGGTCATTGAGTTAGAAAAAGACCAAATCAAGACGCGTCTATCACGCGGTGAAGCTTATCCACGAGAAAATTGGCTAGACCAAGAACCAGGAGAAGAGGAAGGAACGGAAATCTTACTCAAAGCACCTTTAAAAGAAGGGACGACTTGGCCAGTGATGGGCGAACGGACACGGACAATCACCGGTATCAATGTTTCTATCGATACACCAATGGGAACGTATGAGACCGTGGAGGTGACTACTGAAGGAAGCGAAGACAAAGTAGTTGATTATTATGCGCCAGACATTGGGTTAGTAAAAACCGTCTTTACATCAGACGATTATAACGTGACCTCCACTTTAAGCAAAATTGAAACAGATGTACCGCTGGTTCAAACCGTTCGTTTTTATTATCCTAATGCTGACGGAGAGACGTTGTCTTATGTGGACAAAGAACTAGCTTTTAAAACCAATGATGTGACGAAAAAGAAAATAGAAACAGCTTATAAAGAATTACCTAATGACGCTGTTGGATCCGTCTTATCAGACAACACGACCATTTTGAGTTTGTATTTGAATACGGATGGAAGGGTATATGTCGACTTTTCTAAAGAATTGATTTCTGAAATGAACGCGGGTTCTGCCTATGAAACGTTAATTTTACAAAGCATTGTCAATACAATAGGCGGATACTACTATATGAATGAAGTCTATCTCACTGTTGATGGACAGCCTTACAGCACAGGACATATCCAAAAAGAAAAAGGCGAATCGTTTACAGTAGATACCGAAAATAGCAGCGAAGTACAGTAA
- a CDS encoding ABC transporter substrate-binding protein: MKKLVVGLAALAVFATACGAKGNADDADTIKIGGNFELTGPVSAYGTAESNGAKLAIKEINEAGGVLEKQLKYVELDNKSDTTESASIATKLATQEKVSVIVGPATSGTTKSATPSVTRAKVAMITPSGTDDSLTLDDQGKVQPYVFRTGFQDSFQGVALADFATDHLDSKKAVIIGDSSSDYAIGLTKAFKDSYEGEIVADENFTADDTDFNAILTRIKGKDFDVIYMPAYYEQAGLIIKQAREMGIEQPILGADGFSNQALLDLAGEENVSNVYYSAHFSLNNEEKNIQDFIKAYKEEYKTEPDAFSALAYDSVYLAKQGIVEADSSDPEEVAKALEKITDFQGVTGNFSIDENHNPVKSVFVIELQKGEEAGGTEVAPK, encoded by the coding sequence ATGAAAAAATTAGTTGTCGGGTTAGCAGCTCTAGCAGTATTCGCTACGGCGTGCGGAGCTAAAGGAAATGCGGATGATGCAGACACCATTAAAATTGGTGGGAACTTTGAACTGACTGGTCCAGTATCAGCTTATGGGACAGCAGAATCGAATGGAGCAAAGCTGGCAATCAAAGAAATCAATGAAGCTGGCGGAGTTTTGGAGAAACAATTAAAGTATGTCGAATTAGACAATAAATCTGATACAACTGAATCAGCTAGTATCGCAACGAAACTGGCTACACAAGAAAAAGTTTCGGTCATCGTTGGACCAGCTACCAGCGGTACAACAAAATCAGCTACTCCATCAGTAACGAGAGCTAAAGTTGCTATGATCACACCTTCTGGGACAGATGATAGTTTAACGTTAGATGACCAAGGAAAAGTTCAGCCTTACGTTTTCCGAACAGGTTTCCAAGACTCTTTCCAAGGAGTGGCATTGGCAGACTTTGCTACGGATCACTTAGACTCTAAGAAAGCTGTGATTATCGGAGACAGCTCCAGCGACTATGCAATTGGATTAACTAAAGCTTTCAAGGACTCTTATGAAGGTGAAATTGTGGCTGATGAAAACTTTACAGCGGATGATACAGATTTTAATGCTATTTTAACTCGAATCAAAGGCAAAGATTTTGATGTCATCTATATGCCTGCTTACTATGAACAAGCTGGTTTGATTATTAAACAAGCGCGCGAAATGGGAATTGAACAGCCAATCTTAGGAGCAGACGGATTTAGTAACCAGGCCTTGCTTGATTTAGCCGGTGAAGAGAATGTTTCAAATGTTTATTATTCTGCTCATTTCTCTTTGAACAATGAAGAAAAAAATATTCAAGACTTTATTAAAGCTTATAAAGAAGAATACAAAACAGAGCCGGATGCATTTTCAGCATTAGCGTATGATTCTGTTTACTTGGCAAAACAAGGAATCGTAGAAGCAGACAGCAGCGACCCTGAAGAAGTGGCTAAAGCACTCGAAAAAATCACTGATTTCCAAGGAGTTACCGGTAATTTCTCAATTGATGAAAATCACAATCCAGTTAAATCCGTCTTTGTTATTGAATTGCAAAAAGGAGAAGAAGCTGGTGGAACAGAAGTAGCGCCAAAATAA
- a CDS encoding branched-chain amino acid ABC transporter permease, giving the protein MENFIQQLINGLSLGSIYALIALGYTMVYGIIKLINFAHGEIYMVGAFIGYTTINVFHLGLIPSLIISMLLCAALGALIERIAYKPLRNATRVAALITAIGVSFLLQNGMIYLVGPQVRAFPQVITKKVYSLGSIQVNQTQITIFATTVILMLALQFIVKKTKMGKAMRAVSTDADAARLMGINVDNVISFTFILGSALAGAAGVLVGMYYNSIDPMMGVAPGLKAFIAAVLGGIGIIPGALFGGFTIGIVETLISGYGSSLVKDAIVYLILIVILIVKPTGLLGKNTKEKV; this is encoded by the coding sequence ATGGAGAACTTTATTCAACAACTCATTAATGGGCTTTCATTAGGAAGCATTTATGCACTAATTGCTCTAGGGTATACAATGGTTTACGGCATTATTAAATTAATCAACTTTGCCCATGGAGAAATCTATATGGTGGGTGCTTTCATTGGCTACACAACAATTAATGTTTTTCATTTAGGATTGATTCCTTCATTGATTATTTCTATGTTGCTTTGTGCAGCATTAGGAGCCCTTATTGAACGAATTGCTTATAAACCCTTACGGAATGCAACACGAGTCGCAGCTTTGATCACAGCGATCGGCGTTTCCTTTTTATTGCAGAATGGCATGATTTACCTAGTGGGGCCTCAAGTCAGAGCTTTCCCGCAAGTCATTACAAAAAAGGTATACAGTTTGGGCTCGATTCAAGTTAATCAAACACAAATCACTATTTTCGCGACCACGGTTATTCTCATGCTGGCACTTCAATTTATTGTTAAAAAAACAAAGATGGGAAAAGCTATGCGGGCAGTCAGTACAGATGCCGATGCTGCACGTTTAATGGGAATCAACGTTGATAATGTTATTTCCTTTACCTTTATTCTTGGATCCGCATTAGCCGGGGCTGCTGGTGTACTAGTCGGAATGTATTACAACTCGATTGATCCAATGATGGGAGTGGCACCTGGTCTAAAAGCATTTATTGCAGCCGTTTTAGGTGGGATTGGGATTATCCCAGGCGCATTATTTGGCGGATTTACGATTGGAATTGTTGAAACCTTGATCAGCGGATATGGCAGTTCGCTAGTTAAAGATGCGATTGTGTATTTGATTTTGATTGTGATTTTGATCGTGAAACCAACTGGACTATTAGGTAAAAATACGAAAGAGAAAGTGTAG
- a CDS encoding branched-chain amino acid ABC transporter permease: MKQFNKTNLGWLIFIAVAFLLIQFGVSSGLIDAFYEITLMTILINIILATGLNLIIGFSGQFSLGHAGFMAIGAYCTGIMTIKLPTIVGLLAGLLLGIIVASVVALIVGIPTLRLKGDYLAIATLGVAEIIRIAILNMGSLTNGAAGLSGIPYLTTWQLAFIFVVVSLIVIVNYIKSSAGRATVAIREDEIAAESMGINTTKFKTIAFVIGAATAAVAGGLHASYFSVIRPADFTFMKSIDILIIVVFGGLGSVTGSVVAAIVLGIINVFLQPFGQLRMILYSVALIAIMIFKPSGLFGSKEFTISDLLNRKKKATSKTPKQKEEVK; encoded by the coding sequence ATGAAGCAATTTAATAAGACAAATCTTGGCTGGCTCATTTTTATTGCGGTCGCCTTCCTCTTAATCCAATTCGGTGTTTCGTCTGGTTTAATTGATGCTTTTTACGAAATCACGTTAATGACGATTTTAATCAATATTATTTTGGCAACCGGGTTAAATTTAATCATCGGATTTTCAGGGCAATTTTCTTTAGGGCATGCCGGCTTTATGGCGATTGGTGCTTATTGTACCGGGATCATGACAATCAAACTGCCGACCATTGTCGGTTTGCTTGCTGGTCTTTTATTGGGCATCATCGTGGCGAGTGTAGTGGCTCTAATTGTTGGGATACCAACCTTACGTTTAAAAGGCGATTATTTAGCTATAGCTACTTTGGGAGTGGCGGAAATCATTCGAATCGCGATTCTAAATATGGGCAGTTTGACAAATGGCGCTGCTGGTTTAAGCGGGATTCCTTATTTAACCACATGGCAATTGGCGTTTATTTTTGTAGTTGTGTCTTTAATCGTTATTGTAAATTACATTAAAAGCAGCGCAGGTCGTGCAACCGTTGCGATTCGTGAAGACGAGATCGCAGCTGAATCGATGGGGATCAACACAACTAAATTCAAAACCATTGCTTTTGTGATTGGTGCAGCTACAGCAGCAGTCGCCGGAGGACTTCATGCTTCTTATTTTAGTGTCATCCGTCCCGCTGATTTTACCTTTATGAAATCCATCGATATCTTGATTATTGTGGTATTCGGCGGATTGGGCAGTGTGACAGGGAGTGTCGTGGCTGCAATCGTTCTAGGCATCATCAATGTCTTTTTACAGCCTTTTGGACAGTTGCGCATGATTCTTTACTCGGTCGCTTTAATTGCCATTATGATTTTTAAGCCGTCTGGTTTATTTGGTTCCAAAGAATTTACCATTTCAGACTTATTGAACCGCAAAAAGAAAGCAACGTCTAAAACTCCTAAGCAAAAGGAGGAAGTGAAATGA
- a CDS encoding ABC transporter ATP-binding protein: MSLLEVKKLTKNFGGLAAVSMVSMELGDNELVGLIGPNGAGKTTLFNLLTGVYEPTEGSIELTANSKTESLVGKKTYTITDMGLGRTFQNIRLFKDLTVLDNVLIAMHAKNKVGTIAALFRTPAFYASEETLKAEAVKLLQIFNMDTKVSELAKNLPYGEQRRLEIVRALATKPKILFLDEPAAGMNPQETADLTALIRQIQKDFNITILLIEHDMSLVMNVCERIYVLEYGRMIAHGTPNEIKNNKAVIKAYLGGD, translated from the coding sequence ATGAGTTTATTGGAAGTAAAAAAATTAACTAAAAACTTTGGCGGATTAGCAGCTGTTTCAATGGTATCCATGGAACTGGGCGATAATGAGCTAGTCGGATTGATTGGACCTAACGGAGCAGGCAAAACGACTTTGTTTAATTTATTGACCGGTGTTTACGAGCCGACTGAAGGCAGCATTGAGTTAACAGCTAATAGCAAAACAGAATCTTTAGTGGGTAAAAAAACGTATACGATTACCGATATGGGCTTAGGGAGAACGTTTCAAAATATTCGGTTGTTTAAAGATTTGACCGTATTAGATAATGTCTTGATTGCGATGCACGCTAAAAACAAAGTTGGCACAATCGCTGCTCTATTTCGCACGCCTGCTTTTTATGCATCGGAAGAAACCCTGAAAGCAGAAGCTGTTAAACTGTTGCAGATTTTCAATATGGATACAAAAGTATCGGAGCTCGCCAAAAATTTGCCTTACGGGGAGCAAAGACGTCTGGAGATTGTTCGGGCATTGGCCACGAAACCAAAGATTTTATTTTTAGATGAACCGGCTGCGGGCATGAACCCACAAGAAACAGCCGACTTAACAGCTTTGATTCGTCAAATTCAAAAAGATTTCAACATCACTATTTTGTTGATTGAACACGATATGTCTTTAGTGATGAACGTATGCGAACGTATTTATGTTTTAGAGTATGGGCGGATGATCGCACATGGAACACCCAATGAAATCAAAAACAATAAAGCAGTTATCAAAGCTTATTTAGGTGGTGATTAG
- a CDS encoding ABC transporter ATP-binding protein, with protein sequence MLHVNQLTIHYGVIQATKEVSFEVNEGEIVSLIGANGAGKSTILKAISGLHRPTSGEILYKGQPIQKETTKKIVELGISQVPEGRHVFGGMSVLENLEMGAYLRKDKSEIQKDLAMVFDRFPVLGERKKQDTATLSGGEQQMVAMGRALMSRPKLLLLDEPSMGLAPIFIKEIFNIIKMINEQGTTILLIEQNAKVALEIADRGYVLETGKMVQSGTGQELLASDEVQKAYLGG encoded by the coding sequence ATGTTACACGTAAACCAACTGACGATTCATTATGGCGTTATTCAAGCTACTAAAGAAGTGAGTTTTGAAGTCAATGAAGGAGAGATTGTTTCATTGATCGGAGCCAATGGAGCGGGTAAATCAACGATTCTTAAAGCGATTTCCGGATTGCATCGCCCAACCTCAGGAGAAATTCTGTATAAAGGCCAACCGATCCAAAAAGAAACCACTAAAAAAATCGTTGAATTGGGTATCTCACAAGTTCCAGAAGGTCGACATGTTTTCGGCGGAATGAGTGTTTTAGAAAATTTGGAGATGGGAGCGTATCTGCGCAAAGACAAAAGCGAGATCCAAAAGGATTTGGCAATGGTTTTTGATCGTTTCCCCGTTTTAGGAGAACGCAAAAAGCAGGATACGGCTACTTTATCCGGCGGCGAACAACAGATGGTAGCGATGGGGCGGGCTTTAATGTCACGGCCGAAGTTGCTGCTGCTGGATGAGCCTTCAATGGGATTGGCGCCGATTTTTATCAAAGAAATTTTTAATATCATTAAAATGATCAATGAGCAAGGCACTACCATTTTACTGATTGAACAAAATGCTAAAGTAGCCTTGGAAATAGCAGATCGTGGCTATGTTTTAGAAACCGGAAAAATGGTCCAATCGGGTACAGGACAAGAATTGTTAGCCAGTGATGAAGTTCAAAAAGCTTACTTAGGAGGGTAA
- a CDS encoding CBS and ACT domain-containing protein, giving the protein MNVQNYMTAEVVTVPEDTKVLEALDIMKERNFHRLPVVRNGRMVGLITEEIIQENSPSTATSLSIHELNYLLTKTTVGDIMHKTVVTISATDLLEEAAVRMLEDEVGALPVVEDEDKVIGIITDKDLFRAFIDVMGYNNKGSRIVIDIPEDHSGILEDITNILAADNISINQIAVYRQKEVTQVVIQMDSLQLEEIKEILTTEGYTISSAISKEPKNN; this is encoded by the coding sequence ATGAATGTACAAAATTATATGACTGCAGAAGTCGTAACAGTTCCTGAAGATACGAAAGTTCTTGAAGCACTCGACATTATGAAAGAACGCAATTTTCATCGGTTGCCAGTCGTTAGAAATGGACGGATGGTAGGGTTGATAACGGAAGAGATCATTCAGGAAAACTCACCCTCAACTGCGACAAGTCTAAGTATTCATGAATTGAATTATTTGTTAACTAAAACGACTGTCGGCGATATCATGCATAAAACAGTGGTAACGATCAGTGCAACGGATTTGCTCGAAGAAGCAGCAGTTAGAATGCTGGAAGACGAGGTCGGTGCTTTGCCAGTTGTAGAAGATGAAGATAAAGTAATTGGAATCATCACAGATAAAGACCTTTTTAGAGCTTTTATTGACGTTATGGGGTACAACAACAAAGGCAGTCGGATCGTTATCGACATTCCAGAGGATCATTCGGGAATATTAGAAGACATTACCAATATTTTGGCAGCAGATAATATCAGTATCAATCAAATCGCTGTTTACCGACAAAAAGAAGTCACTCAAGTCGTTATTCAAATGGATAGTCTTCAATTAGAAGAAATCAAAGAAATTTTAACCACAGAAGGGTATACAATCAGTTCAGCAATCTCTAAAGAACCTAAAAACAACTAG
- a CDS encoding DUF1002 domain-containing protein, whose protein sequence is MNKLKKIGITTIAAASFIGASISMIPAVAFAASDGIDTTVIDEKWGKPTFVYGGGLSDSQIKETEKLLGIEEPENVASVAVTGSDLVNYLKEGSGNTANMISSVLVQKEGSGKGVEVTIETPENITQITQDQYANAAITAGVNDAKIMVASVSKVTGESALTGIYKAFDVNGEDLDQDRMEIAQKELETTNDIAQENAEKSDFDSAKFDQAIIEIKQALADLKEQQGKLATKEDIEQIINDALKNNQLENVVTQDQIDQLMALFEKYQQTSAIDSAEVKEQLKQLSDTVQSKFGDALQQAKDSGVLDKVGDFFRQIWEAIVGLFN, encoded by the coding sequence ATGAATAAACTAAAAAAAATAGGCATCACGACCATTGCTGCAGCTAGTTTTATTGGAGCTTCAATCAGTATGATTCCTGCTGTTGCTTTTGCTGCATCAGACGGAATCGATACAACGGTGATTGATGAAAAATGGGGTAAACCAACATTTGTATATGGTGGCGGACTATCCGACAGCCAAATCAAAGAAACCGAAAAATTATTAGGTATTGAGGAGCCTGAAAATGTTGCGAGTGTTGCTGTGACTGGCTCTGATTTGGTGAATTACTTAAAAGAAGGTTCAGGAAATACCGCAAATATGATTTCATCGGTTCTGGTGCAAAAAGAAGGTTCCGGCAAAGGGGTAGAGGTTACGATTGAGACTCCTGAGAACATTACACAAATTACGCAAGATCAGTATGCGAATGCAGCTATTACGGCTGGAGTAAATGACGCAAAAATAATGGTTGCCAGTGTCAGTAAAGTAACAGGAGAAAGTGCCTTAACCGGTATTTACAAAGCTTTTGATGTTAACGGTGAAGACTTGGATCAAGATCGAATGGAAATTGCTCAAAAAGAACTGGAAACAACTAATGATATTGCACAAGAAAATGCTGAAAAGTCTGATTTTGATTCTGCCAAATTCGATCAAGCGATCATTGAAATCAAACAAGCTTTGGCAGATTTAAAAGAACAACAAGGCAAACTGGCAACGAAAGAAGATATTGAACAAATCATCAACGATGCATTAAAGAACAACCAATTAGAAAATGTGGTCACACAAGACCAAATTGATCAATTAATGGCTTTATTTGAAAAATACCAACAAACTAGTGCGATTGACTCAGCAGAAGTGAAAGAACAGCTGAAACAGTTATCAGATACTGTCCAATCAAAATTTGGTGACGCACTTCAACAAGCAAAAGACAGCGGTGTACTAGACAAAGTCGGAGATTTCTTCCGTCAAATCTGGGAAGCCATTGTAGGCCTATTTAATTAA
- a CDS encoding D-serine ammonia-lyase, with translation MSRNIVRGKTIADWQEQVPLLKDIQATKEVFWINPNKENFQTASEKAMFSKKDVDEAEARLARFAAYLAVEFPETRPTNGIIESPITEISNMKTYLEETYHETIKGNLWLKRDDLLPIAGTIKARGAIYEVLKHAEDLALEHGLLTSIEENYAVFASEKFRAFFSNYKITVGTTGNLGISVGVVGAKLGFEVIVHMSVEAKQWKKDYLRSQGVVVIEHASDFTKAVTKGRQESDLDPMSYFVDDEHSEDLFLGYTVAANRLKGQLKEKNILVDADHPLFVYLPCGIGGSPGGITFGLKQIYGDNVHCFFAEPTHVPSMLVGLLTGEYDGVTVKDFGLDGLTVADGLAVPRTSGFVAKVLEDFFSGSYTIDDHQTYELLSTLIDQEEIYLEPAALAGVPGSVRLFQSAAGKKYLQDHHLADKMDQATHIAWATGGSMVPKEDMDLFYQQGQKTEKVV, from the coding sequence ATGAGTAGGAACATAGTAAGGGGCAAAACGATTGCTGATTGGCAAGAACAAGTGCCTTTATTAAAAGACATTCAAGCAACAAAAGAAGTTTTTTGGATCAATCCGAATAAAGAAAATTTTCAAACAGCTTCGGAAAAAGCGATGTTTTCAAAAAAAGATGTAGATGAAGCAGAGGCGCGTTTAGCCCGTTTTGCAGCATACTTAGCAGTTGAATTTCCAGAAACACGCCCAACTAATGGGATAATCGAATCGCCGATTACTGAAATTTCCAATATGAAAACATACCTTGAAGAAACATACCATGAAACGATAAAAGGAAATCTATGGTTAAAACGCGATGATTTATTGCCGATAGCCGGAACGATCAAAGCTCGAGGCGCTATTTATGAAGTACTAAAACATGCGGAAGACTTAGCTTTAGAACATGGGCTTCTTACATCTATTGAAGAAAACTATGCTGTATTTGCAAGTGAAAAGTTCCGAGCGTTCTTTTCTAATTATAAAATTACAGTAGGTACAACCGGTAATTTGGGGATTAGTGTAGGTGTCGTAGGTGCAAAGCTTGGTTTTGAAGTCATTGTTCATATGTCCGTAGAAGCCAAACAATGGAAAAAGGATTATTTGCGCAGCCAAGGAGTTGTTGTGATTGAGCATGCCTCTGATTTTACAAAAGCTGTCACTAAAGGCCGCCAAGAATCTGACTTAGATCCAATGAGTTATTTTGTGGATGATGAGCATTCTGAAGATCTTTTTCTAGGTTATACAGTAGCTGCTAATCGCTTAAAAGGTCAATTAAAAGAAAAAAATATCTTAGTGGATGCAGACCATCCTTTATTTGTTTATTTACCATGTGGCATCGGTGGTTCGCCAGGCGGGATCACATTTGGCTTAAAGCAAATTTATGGCGACAATGTTCATTGCTTCTTTGCAGAACCAACGCATGTTCCTTCTATGCTGGTCGGTCTGTTGACAGGCGAGTACGATGGCGTGACGGTCAAAGACTTTGGTTTAGATGGGTTAACAGTGGCAGATGGGTTAGCGGTACCGCGTACTTCAGGCTTTGTAGCTAAAGTATTAGAAGATTTCTTTAGCGGCTCCTATACAATAGACGATCATCAAACCTATGAACTACTAAGTACTTTGATCGATCAAGAAGAAATCTATTTAGAGCCGGCAGCATTAGCAGGTGTACCTGGTTCTGTCCGTCTTTTTCAATCTGCTGCAGGGAAGAAGTACCTTCAAGACCATCACTTGGCTGACAAAATGGACCAAGCCACTCATATTGCTTGGGCAACTGGCGGAAGTATGGTTCCTAAAGAAGACATGGATCTTTTTTATCAACAAGGTCAAAAAACTGAAAAAGTAGTTTAA
- a CDS encoding RidA family protein: MLETIYTEHAPKPIGPYAQGIKVGEFVYPAGQLGVDPLSGKLVADTIKEQTEQAIKNLSAVLEEAGSSLEQVVKTTCYLSTMENFQGFNEVYEEQFNGHKPARTCFAVQELPLKALCEIEVVAVLKK, translated from the coding sequence ATGTTAGAAACCATTTATACTGAACATGCACCAAAACCAATCGGACCATATGCGCAAGGCATTAAAGTTGGAGAATTTGTTTATCCCGCTGGACAACTTGGGGTAGATCCTCTATCTGGAAAACTAGTAGCTGATACGATTAAGGAACAAACGGAACAAGCTATCAAAAACCTATCAGCAGTATTAGAAGAAGCGGGTTCTTCTTTGGAACAGGTGGTTAAAACAACTTGTTATTTGTCCACAATGGAAAACTTTCAAGGATTTAACGAAGTGTACGAGGAGCAATTTAACGGGCATAAACCAGCACGTACTTGTTTTGCAGTACAAGAGTTGCCGTTAAAAGCACTCTGCGAAATCGAAGTTGTCGCTGTTTTAAAGAAATAA
- a CDS encoding Gfo/Idh/MocA family protein, which translates to MKELNWGILGLGSIASSFAATFAAEDAKIYAAGSRTIEKASEFAEKHGIEKAYGSYDELLSDPNVDVVYIATPHSHHADLILKSLKNGKHVLCEKAMVMNNQQLEAAMKVAKEKELVLAEAMTIYHMPLYQELKKVMADGSLGKLKMIQVSFGSLKETDPTNRFFNKEIAGGALLDIGTYALSFARFFLSSQPNEILTTMNFYETGVDEQAGVLLKNADDEIATVSFTFRAKMPKQGIVAFENGYLTVTDFPRADEATLTHSDGTVDRIQAGDTLQAMNYEIAHVNEMIRSKEDHSSLDLTYDVTEIMDTLREKWGLHFDFE; encoded by the coding sequence ATGAAAGAATTAAATTGGGGTATTTTAGGATTAGGCTCAATTGCTTCAAGTTTTGCTGCTACTTTTGCAGCTGAAGACGCAAAAATTTATGCTGCTGGATCCAGAACGATTGAAAAAGCTAGTGAATTTGCTGAAAAACACGGTATTGAAAAAGCTTATGGCAGTTACGATGAGTTGCTGTCAGATCCAAATGTCGATGTTGTTTACATTGCAACACCGCACAGCCACCATGCTGATCTAATTTTAAAAAGCTTAAAAAACGGAAAGCACGTCCTTTGTGAAAAAGCGATGGTAATGAATAACCAACAATTAGAAGCTGCGATGAAAGTAGCAAAAGAAAAAGAATTGGTGTTGGCAGAAGCTATGACTATTTACCACATGCCGCTTTACCAAGAACTTAAAAAGGTTATGGCCGACGGTTCTTTAGGTAAGTTGAAAATGATCCAAGTTTCATTTGGCAGTTTGAAAGAAACTGATCCGACTAATCGTTTCTTTAATAAAGAGATCGCTGGCGGTGCATTGTTAGATATTGGAACTTATGCACTTTCATTTGCCCGCTTTTTTTTATCAAGCCAACCGAATGAAATTTTGACTACGATGAATTTTTATGAAACAGGTGTTGATGAGCAAGCAGGTGTGTTATTAAAAAACGCTGATGATGAAATAGCTACTGTTTCTTTCACTTTCCGAGCTAAAATGCCAAAACAAGGAATCGTAGCGTTTGAAAATGGTTATTTGACTGTAACAGACTTTCCAAGAGCCGATGAAGCTACATTGACTCATTCTGATGGGACAGTTGATAGGATTCAAGCCGGTGATACTCTACAAGCAATGAATTATGAAATTGCTCATGTAAATGAAATGATTCGTTCAAAAGAAGACCATAGTTCCCTTGATTTGACTTATGATGTGACTGAAATAATGGATACCTTAAGAGAAAAATGGGGTTTACATTTCGATTTTGAATAA